A single Pan troglodytes isolate AG18354 chromosome X, NHGRI_mPanTro3-v2.0_pri, whole genome shotgun sequence DNA region contains:
- the RTL5 gene encoding retrotransposon Gag-like protein 5 codes for MSEASGNLNSLRMANVALREELNALRGENANLGLQLGRALAEVNSLRGNVSSYIRWPVPIVPVLAEENLEFALSEIEAIPGGELPFLCRPPPRAEPDCISDDLLINVIQDRSTPDGPADPPLLPIPPPPALPPPASKEPPPQPPLAPLEWPEIEPFSGDPVYLAEFLMQLETFIADHEDHFPGGAERVAFLISFFTGEAKDWAISVTQEGSPLHANFPRFLDEIRKEFCGPIPPRVAKKAIRKLKQGHCTLGSYADAFQFLAQFLSWDDCRLQNQFLKGLSEFFRKELLWSTEMADLDELILECVEIERKVRVPKPIPLPGIRNIIFPFAPSPNEEESEDEEYYSEDEDQEARRHRLHSKDQRKRMRAFQQEMKEKEEEEMKKEEEMKKKEEKEEEEEEEMKQKEEEEEIRNKNEEEGESKDEEDEDEDGGQKPEGEPQQDPGTEETYGEVEEEPLDEAQDDDLDELMEMEPTFVHASSQTSGPTSGYHAENFLGASPPIIQPSRRRNQNRVPLLEGLPGTNSPFYSSPQLIRRTGRLGQRQVRRRPPVLFRLTPRQGGHRAARGRIRV; via the coding sequence ATGTCTGAGGCGTCAGGAAATCTCAACAGCCTCCGCATGGCGAATGTGGCCCTGCGCGAAGAATTAAATGCCCTTCGCGGGGAGAATGCCAATTTGGGCCTCCAGCTCGGGAGAGCCCTGGCCGAGGTTAATTCCTTGCGGGGCAATGTCTCCAGCTACATCCGCTGGCCAGTACCCATAGTGCCCGTCCTTGCGGAGGAGAACTTGGAGTTCGCGCTCAGTGAGATCGAAGCCATTCCCGGGGGAGAACTGCCCTTCTTGTGCCGGCCTCCCCCACGCGCGGAGCCCGACTGTATCTCGGATGATCTTTTGATTAACGTGATCCAGGATCGCAGCACCCCCGACGGGCCCGCTGACCCCCCTCTGCTGCCCATCCCGCCCCCGCCGGCGCTGCCTCCGCCCGCGTCAAAGGAACCGCCCCCGCAACCCCCTCTGGCACCGCTGGAGTGGCCTGAGATAGAGCCCTTTTCAGGAGACCCAGTCTACCTGGCTGAATTCCTGATGCAGCTAGAGACCTTCATAGCCGACCATGAGGATCATTTCCCCGGGGGCGCCGAGCGGGTGGCCTTTCTGATCTCCTTTTTCACTGGCGAAGCCAAGGACTGGGCCATCTCGGTCACCCAGGAAGGAAGCCCCTTGCATGCCAACTTCCCGCGCTTCCTGGATGAAATCCGTAAGGAATTCTGTGGCCCCATCCCCCCACGTGTGGCTAAAAAGGCCATTCGCAAGCTCAAGCAGGGCCACTGTACCCTCGGCAGCTATGCAGATGCTTTTCAGTTCCTGGCCCAATTCTTGTCTTGGGATGACTGCCGCCTCCAAAACCAATTCCTCAAAGGCCTGTCGGAATTCTTCCGCAAAGAGCTCTTATGGTCAACAGAAATGGCCGACTTGGATGAGCTGATTCTCGAATGTGTGGAGATAGAAAGAAAAGTGCGCGTTCCCAAGCCTATCCCGCTCCCTGGAATTCGAAATATCATCTTCCCTTTTGCTCCGAGTCCCAATGAGGAAGAAAGTGAAGATGAAGAGTACTACAGTGAAGATGAAGACCAAGAGGCACGCAGGCACAGGCTTCACTCCAAGGACCAGAGGAAGCGCATGAGGGCTTTTCAGCAAGAgatgaaggagaaggaggaggaggagatgaagaaggaggaagaaatgaagaagaaggaagagaaggaggaggaggaggaagaggaaatgaaacagaaagaggaggaggaggagataagGAACaagaatgaggaggaaggagagagtaaggatgaagaagatgaagatgaggatGGGGGCCAGAAACCAGAAGGAGAGCCACAGCAGGATCCAGGGACTGAGGAGACCTATGGTGAGGTGGAGGAGGAGCCACTGGATGAGGCCCAAGATGATGACCTAGATGAGCTGATGGAGATGGAGCCGACCTTTGTTCACGCGTCATCCCAGACCTCTGGCCCCACAAGTGGTTACCACGCCGAAAACTTCCTGGGTGCATCACCTCCCATAATACAGCCTAGCAGACGGAGGAACCAGAATCGAGTCCCACTTCTGGAAGGCCTTCCAGGCACCAATTCACCATTCTACAGCTCCCCCCAACTGATTCGCCGCACAGGTCGTTTAGGGCAACGCCAAGTTCGAAGACGCCCCCCTGTGCTTTTCCGCCTCACTCCGAGACAGGGGGGCCACCGAGCTGCTCGTGGCCGAATTCGAGTGTGA